In Blastopirellula sp. J2-11, a single genomic region encodes these proteins:
- the rpmG gene encoding 50S ribosomal protein L33 gives MAKKSKKAETVFLVCEESGDYNYTLKRKPGGEKLKLKKYCPRLRKHTWHNEKKK, from the coding sequence ATGGCCAAAAAGAGCAAAAAAGCAGAAACCGTCTTTCTCGTGTGCGAGGAATCGGGCGACTACAACTACACCCTGAAACGCAAGCCGGGCGGCGAAAAGCTAAAGCTCAAGAAATATTGCCCGCGTCTGCGCAAGCACACCTGGCACAACGAAAAGAAAAAGTAG
- the recJ gene encoding single-stranded-DNA-specific exonuclease RecJ produces MEKRWRIFPHDAARIRQLEQSAGVPPVVAQLLISRGICDPNAIRGFLEAKFSDLRDPELLPGVPAAVERIDAAIKAKRRITIYGDYDADGITGSAILYRCLQTLGADVGYYVPSRFDEGYGLNSEALEKLVQRGSHLLITVDCGIASVKEADRAKELGLELIITDHHEMAERLPDAAAIVHPRLPGTNYPFGGLCGAGVAFKLAWALCQKASNARRVTDRLRNFLLTAVGLASIGTVADVVPLLDENRLIVRHGLNCLREHSVPGIEALLEVAKLGDKKQLTSEDIGFMIGPRLNAAGRLGQAQLAIELLTTDSPERARALAEYIHQLNDSRGSLERSINLAAQKQAKEEFDPVNDPALVLAGHGWHVGVIGIVAGRLAEKYNRPVILIALDQAGVKPGVGSARSACGLNLHEALKSCEHHLLGCGGHAAAAGLQISPDKIEAFRAEFLEYAASEVTDESQIAELAIDAEAPISQLTFKTITQIEMLAPFGAGNRRPIMCASGAKLVDKPKRIGGGERHLSVHLEHHGVRIRGVAFGQGDWAEPLAKHDGLLDIAFQPVINNFRGRNNVELQLVDWKPHEANNPPLA; encoded by the coding sequence ATGGAAAAGCGCTGGCGCATTTTTCCGCACGACGCTGCCCGCATCCGGCAGCTTGAACAATCGGCCGGTGTTCCGCCGGTCGTCGCCCAGCTTCTTATTAGCCGCGGAATCTGCGATCCCAATGCGATTCGCGGCTTTCTCGAAGCGAAATTCTCGGACCTGCGCGACCCGGAACTGCTTCCCGGCGTTCCTGCCGCCGTGGAACGTATCGATGCTGCGATCAAGGCCAAGCGTCGCATTACCATCTACGGCGACTACGACGCCGACGGCATCACCGGATCGGCAATTCTCTATCGCTGCCTGCAAACGCTTGGCGCCGACGTCGGCTATTACGTCCCCAGCCGCTTTGACGAAGGCTACGGCCTAAACAGCGAAGCGCTCGAAAAGCTGGTCCAGCGCGGATCCCACCTGCTGATCACCGTTGACTGCGGTATCGCCAGCGTCAAAGAAGCGGACCGCGCAAAAGAACTAGGCTTGGAACTAATCATCACGGACCATCACGAGATGGCCGAACGACTGCCCGACGCGGCGGCGATTGTCCACCCGCGATTGCCTGGAACCAACTATCCCTTTGGCGGACTTTGCGGCGCCGGCGTCGCTTTCAAGCTGGCCTGGGCGCTTTGCCAAAAAGCGAGCAACGCCCGGCGCGTCACCGACCGGCTGCGCAATTTCTTACTGACCGCCGTCGGCCTGGCGTCGATCGGCACCGTCGCCGACGTGGTGCCGCTCTTGGACGAAAATCGCCTGATCGTCCGTCACGGCTTGAACTGCCTGCGCGAGCATTCCGTTCCCGGCATCGAAGCGCTGCTGGAAGTAGCGAAGCTCGGTGACAAAAAACAACTGACCAGCGAAGACATCGGGTTTATGATCGGCCCTCGCCTCAATGCGGCTGGCCGACTCGGCCAAGCGCAACTGGCGATCGAACTGCTGACGACCGATTCCCCTGAACGCGCCCGAGCGCTGGCCGAGTACATTCATCAGCTGAACGACAGCCGCGGCAGTCTCGAACGCAGCATCAATCTCGCCGCCCAAAAGCAAGCCAAAGAAGAATTTGATCCGGTCAACGATCCAGCTCTCGTTTTGGCCGGGCACGGCTGGCACGTCGGCGTGATCGGAATTGTCGCCGGTCGTTTGGCCGAAAAATACAATCGCCCGGTCATTTTGATCGCGCTGGATCAAGCAGGCGTGAAGCCCGGCGTCGGTTCGGCTCGCAGCGCATGCGGCTTGAATCTGCACGAAGCGCTCAAATCCTGCGAGCATCATCTGCTCGGTTGCGGCGGACATGCGGCTGCAGCAGGACTGCAGATTTCGCCAGACAAGATCGAAGCGTTTCGCGCCGAGTTCCTCGAATACGCCGCCAGCGAAGTAACCGACGAATCGCAAATCGCCGAACTCGCGATCGACGCCGAAGCCCCAATCAGCCAACTGACGTTCAAGACGATCACCCAAATCGAAATGCTCGCCCCGTTTGGCGCAGGAAACCGTCGCCCCATCATGTGCGCTAGCGGCGCCAAGCTGGTCGACAAACCGAAACGCATCGGCGGCGGCGAACGTCATTTGTCGGTCCATCTAGAGCATCACGGAGTACGCATCCGCGGCGTCGCCTTCGGCCAAGGAGACTGGGCCGAACCGCTCGCCAAACATGACGGCCTGCTCGATATCGCCTTCCAACCGGTCATCAACAACTTCCGCGGGCGAAACAACGTCGAACTGCAACTGGTCGACTGGAAACCGCACGAAGCCAACAACCCGCCGCTGGCCTAG
- a CDS encoding prenyltransferase/squalene oxidase repeat-containing protein — translation MATPNAPQNDIEPDHEEEVRSPVSSRFLLLTAVPSWLVSLVVHFLLILVLVLLPVAQKMNQQREITVDDTADAEEIDEFVMEEFEPIDEMKLDFDKPPEQMEEAVIAEENIVSDFQEMEAATQQLDLVDFADQTAPFSDMMTDNAGLTGNGTSGRGQATRTKMLSEGGGNGGSEAAVVNGIKWIADHQLPDGTWNFDHRRGAKKPGESKNFGEFSNSPRAATAMGLLPFLGSGHTHKEGKYKKQVNAGLTALVRLMQVRGREGSLVESQGNMYSHGLGSIALCEAYAMTQDKNLMAPAQASLNYIVACQDPVGGGWRYKPRQAGDTSVVGWQLMALKSGHMGYLEVPRNTIAGSMKFLDSVQSDGGAKYGYADPGAKTSMTAVGLLCRMYLGWKKENPSLEKGVDFLAAQGPSLGGGANMYYNYYATQVMRHYGGAKWEAWNVKQRDFLINTQVKEGQPEAGSWHFTGGFTDKGGRLYNTSLSLLTLEVYYRHLPIYKTTASEEDFPL, via the coding sequence ATGGCCACTCCCAATGCTCCCCAGAACGATATCGAACCGGACCATGAAGAAGAGGTTCGTTCCCCCGTTAGCAGCCGATTTTTGCTGCTGACCGCGGTTCCTTCGTGGCTGGTCAGTCTGGTTGTCCACTTTTTGTTGATTTTGGTGCTGGTCTTGTTGCCGGTCGCGCAAAAGATGAATCAGCAGCGTGAGATCACCGTTGACGACACCGCCGACGCGGAAGAGATCGACGAATTTGTCATGGAAGAATTCGAGCCGATCGATGAAATGAAGCTCGACTTTGACAAGCCGCCAGAGCAGATGGAAGAAGCGGTGATTGCCGAAGAAAACATTGTCTCCGACTTTCAAGAGATGGAAGCGGCGACGCAGCAATTGGACTTGGTCGACTTTGCGGATCAGACGGCGCCTTTCTCCGATATGATGACAGACAACGCAGGTTTGACCGGCAACGGCACCAGCGGCCGCGGTCAGGCGACGCGTACCAAAATGTTGAGCGAAGGGGGCGGAAACGGCGGTAGCGAAGCGGCCGTGGTCAACGGCATTAAATGGATCGCCGACCACCAACTGCCGGATGGGACCTGGAATTTTGACCATCGACGCGGCGCCAAAAAGCCCGGCGAATCGAAAAACTTTGGTGAGTTTAGCAACTCTCCCCGTGCGGCGACCGCGATGGGTTTGTTGCCGTTTTTGGGCTCAGGTCATACCCACAAAGAAGGCAAGTACAAGAAGCAGGTGAACGCCGGTCTGACGGCGCTGGTTCGCTTGATGCAAGTTCGCGGACGTGAAGGGAGCCTGGTCGAATCCCAGGGGAACATGTATTCCCATGGTCTTGGTTCGATCGCGTTGTGCGAAGCGTATGCAATGACGCAAGACAAAAACTTGATGGCGCCCGCCCAGGCTTCGCTGAACTATATCGTCGCATGTCAGGATCCGGTCGGCGGCGGATGGCGCTACAAGCCGCGGCAAGCCGGTGATACCTCGGTGGTCGGTTGGCAACTGATGGCGCTGAAGAGTGGGCACATGGGCTACTTAGAAGTTCCGCGTAATACGATTGCCGGCTCGATGAAGTTCCTCGATTCGGTTCAGTCGGACGGAGGCGCCAAGTATGGGTACGCCGATCCTGGCGCCAAGACGTCAATGACGGCGGTCGGGCTGTTGTGCCGCATGTATCTTGGCTGGAAGAAAGAGAACCCGTCGCTGGAGAAGGGGGTCGACTTTTTGGCTGCCCAGGGCCCGTCGTTGGGGGGCGGAGCCAACATGTACTACAACTATTATGCGACCCAGGTGATGCGTCACTATGGCGGCGCCAAATGGGAAGCCTGGAACGTCAAGCAGCGCGACTTCTTGATCAATACTCAGGTCAAAGAGGGGCAGCCTGAAGCGGGTAGTTGGCATTTCACCGGCGGCTTCACCGACAAAGGCGGACGGCTCTACAACACCTCGTTGTCGCTGCTGACGTTGGAGGTTTACTACCGTCACTTGCCGATCTACAAGACGACCGCATCGGAAGAAGACTTTCCGCTGTAA